A genome region from Carassius carassius chromosome 23, fCarCar2.1, whole genome shotgun sequence includes the following:
- the LOC132101535 gene encoding plasmolipin-like, which yields MADFPGKVNTQTSSSEPHRSYGSTLTADMDFIRSIPGILLIAEIFVGLLVWSLIASTIFTSNSAYVWVMIVSVTLWLLSIALFVVLLLRFYQSLPSVPWPLVLMVFYVVASVLYITAFLADAASVPAKRNFWHGHLGASAFFAIVVTLLYGASSYLAYLDWRGEGQNAAASTVPV from the exons ATGGCGGATTTTCCTGGGAAGGTCAACACTCAGACCAGCTCCAGTGAACCTCACAGAAGTTATGGAAGCACACTTACGGCAGACATGGACTTCATCAGAAGTATTCCTGGTATCCTACTTATAGCTGAGATT TTTGTTGGATTACTGGTGTGGTCGCTGATCGCCAGCACCATCTTCACTTCAAATTCTGCTTATGTTTGGGTGATGATTGTCAGCGTGACGCTGTGGCTTCTGAGCATTGCCCTGTTTGTTGTGCTGTTGTTGAGGTTTTATCAGAGTCTACCCTCAGTGCCCTGGCCTTTAGTG CTCATGGTGTTCTATGTGGTCGCATCTGTTCTATACATAACTGCCTTTTTGGCTGATGCAGCATCTGTCCCAGCCAAGAGGAATTTCTGGCATGGTCATCTGGGAGCTTCTGCA ttcTTTGCCATAGTGGTGACTCTGTTATACGGAGCTAGCAGCTACTTAGCCTATTTGGACTGGAGGGGTGAAGGGCAAAATGCAGCGGCGAGTACAGTGCCTGTGTAG
- the LOC132101952 gene encoding ADP-ribosylation factor-like protein 2-binding protein translates to MMDARETDLLGGSENIVEMQNLEEEDFAVSKSSDAYAEFDMVIGNIEDIIMEDEFQHLQQSFMEKYYLEFDESEENKLSYTPIFNEYIEVLEKHLEQQLVERIPGFNMDAFTHSLKQHKDEVSGDILDMLLTFTDFMAFKEMFIDYRAEKEGRGLDLSTGLVVKSLNSEFNRHFM, encoded by the exons ATGATGGATGCTCGAGAGACAG ATCTGCTGGGTGGCAGTGAGAACATAGTTGAAATGCAGAATTTGGAAGAAGAGGACTTTGCTGTTTCAAA ATCATCAGATGCTTATGCAGAGTTTGACATGGTTATTGGGAACATCGAGGATATTATAATGG AGGATGAATTCCAACATCTTCAGCAGTCTTTCATGGAGAAATATTACCTTGAGTTTGATGAGTCTGAGGAGAACAAGCTCAGCTATACACCtatttttaatgaatat ATTGAAGTCCTAGAAAAACATCTGGAACAGCAGTTGGTAGAGCGAATTCCTGGATTCAACATGGATGCCTTCACCCATTCACTTAA acaGCACAAAGATGAAGTCTCAGGTGACATACTTGACATGCTGCTCACTTTCACTGACTTTATGGCCTTTAAAGAGATGTTCATTGATTACAGAGCA GAAAAGGAGGGCAGAGGATTGGACCTTAGTACTGGACTGGTGGTGAAATCTTTAAATTCTGAATTCAATAGGCATTTCATGTAA